The genome window TTGCTCAAAAAAATAATAATATAATTATGGCTTTTTCAAAAATGACTAGATTAAGAATTCATGGTATAAGAATAACAGAAATTCAAAGTAAAGAACCATATCCATATGTAATTAATATTGATAATTGTTTAAAACAAATGAAGTATAAATGTTTTGGAAATATTTATGTTGCACGTTTATCTCCTTTTCCATTTTCTTATAGATTGGATATTGCACCATTTTCAAAAGATAAACATATAGAAGCTTTAGGAATATTATTAAATAATGATGCTATAATTTATGGGTATCCTGAAACTCTATTATTAGCTCATGTATTATCAACTTTTAATAAAATAGATGTTATTGGATTTCAAAGATTGCTTGCAAGTGAATTTAATTTTCCAATATATGAAAATGAAGATATTAGAGAAACTTTATTTCAACCATTTTAAAAAAGGTGTTTAAAAATGAAAATATTAAAAAAAGAAAAAAATTCAATACAAATAATATGTTTTCCAGAAGATGTTGAAGTACAAAAAGGAGATTATTTAATTGCTGAAGAAGGAAATGGAAAATATGCATTATTACAAGTAATAGATGTAAATTATGTTCAAACACCTGGAATACTTGAAGATTTGCTTAGAACAATGTCTCTTGAAAAAATAGATACAAATTTTATAGATCCTTTTGATACAAATTCCTTTATGCTTTTAATAAAAGATGCTAGAATTGTTTCAACAAAAATACGTGCAATTGCTGAAGGAGAAAATCTTATTTTTGGAAGTTCTTGGTTACCATCTAGATTTAAATCTTTTATAAGGAAAGCAGATATTAATACTCTTTATAAATTAATTAAAGTAGATGGTTTTAGAAAAATAAATATTGGGAAAGTTTCTGGACAAGATTTTTACATAAATGCTGAAGCATTTGATGGAAGATTAACAATCATAACTGGAAAGAAAGAAACCGGAAAATCTCATATAGCAAAAATAATAGTTTCCTCACTTGTTGAATATGGAGCTAAATGTATAGTGTTTGATATTAATGGAGAATATGTAAATTTAAATAAAAATAAGTTAGGAGAACCAAGTAAATTAGCTAATAAAATTAGAATCTTAATTCCTGGAGAAAACTTTAAAGTAACAATAAAAGATGCTGGATTAAAAGTATTGCTTGATGTTCTTGAGTATGTATATAATACTCCTGGAACAAGTTGTAGAGAATTTGCAAGGATTTGGCATACAATTGAGCATAAAAAAATTTCTTTAACAATTGATGAATTAATAGAATTTATACAAAGAGCACCTATTCATGAATCTGTTAGAGATGCATTAATTTCTAGAATGCTTGCATTAAAATCTTCTCGCTTTTTTACGAATAATGAAAATGAAGCTACATCTTTAATGGATGAAATAAATTCTATTGATAATGGAACATTGATTATAATTGATATGAAAAGTCTTATTCCTATAACTAGAAAAATAGTTGTTGAATATATATTAAGTAAGCTTAGTAATCTTCTTAAAGATGATAAAATTCCACCTATTTTCTTATTAGCTGAAGAAGCACATTTGTATATTAGGAATACTTATTGGGATGATTTAGTAACTAGAATGAGACATTTTGGTTTATTTCCCATTTTTGTTACAAATCAACCAGATTCTATACCAGAAACAATTTATAGACAAGCAGATAATATATTTTTATTTAATTTCACGAATGAAAATGATTTAGATTTTATTTCTAAAGCTTCTAGAATAGATTCTGAAAGTATAAAATCTATTGTAAGCCAACTTCCTCCAAAACATTGTTTTATACTTGGTTATGTTGTAGGAGATTTGCCAATTGTAGTTAAAGTTAAAGATATGGATATTCAAACTATGGGTATGACTAAGAAATTCTTTAAAGAAAAGAAATCGATTCTAATTCAAAAAATGCTTTAAATAAATATTCTATTATGCTTCTTCATAATAAAAAAATTTATAATCTTTTCTTTTTATAAAAAATATGATAATACATGGATGTATTTGAAGCTATTAAAAATAGGAGAAGTATAAGAGCTTTTCAAGAAAAAGAAATTCCAGAAGAATTTATTGAAAAAATTTTAGATTCTGCTAGATGGGCTCCTTCAGCAGGAAATATTCAACCATGGGAATTTATAATAGTAAAAAATAAAGAATTAAAAATGAAATTAGCTGAGGCAGCTTATGGGCAATACTTTATAGCTGAAGCACCTATAGTAATAGTTGTTTGTACAAATATTAAAAAATCTAGTTCAAGATATGGAACAAGAGGAGAAACACTTTATTCAATCCAAGATGCTGCAGCAGCAACTCAAAATATTCTTTTAAGTGTTCACGCTCTTGGATTAGGAGCATGTTGGATTGGTGCATTTTCTGAAGAAAAAGTAAGTTCAATTCTTAATATTCCAAAATATGTAAGACCTGTTGCTATATTGCCAATTGGATATCCTGCAGAAAAACCTATTCCACCAAATAAAAGGAAAATAGACGAAATCACATTTTTTGAAAAATATGGTTTAAAAAAATATTAAAGGAAGTTACTTCTTTTTCTTTGTTGTTTTCTTTCTTGTTGATTTTTTCTTTGTTGTTTTTCTACCGCATTTAGACATTCTTTCACCCTTATTATACTAAAATGTATATAATACTTTTATCATATATATTTTTCCTTATTAAAAAAAAAGAAAAACTTACATATTAGATATTAAATAAAATTCTATAGTATTTAAGAATGGAAAATAAAAAAATTAGAGCTAGAATTAAAGTTACAGGTATAGTTCAAGGAGTAGGTTTTAGACCATTTGTATATAGATTAGCTACATCTCTAAATCTTAATGGTTTTGTAAAAAATATGGTTACAGGAGTATTAATAGAAATTGAAGGTTCAAAAGAATCTATAGAAATATTTTTAAAACGTATTAAAGAAGATAAACCATCTATTTCAAAGATAGAGAATATTCAAGTAACTTTCCTTTCACCAATTGGTTATAAAAATTTTGAAATAAGTAAAAGTTCTGAAGATTTAGGAGAAGTATCTCTTGTTTCTCCAGATATAGCTATTTGTAATGAATGCATAGAAGATATTTTAGATACAAATAATAGAAGATATAGATATCCTTTTACAAATTGTACACAATGTGGTCCAAGATTTACAATAATAAAAGCTCTTCCATATGATAGAATTAATACTACGATGAGAAAATTTAAAATGTGTAAAGAATGTGAAAGAGAATATAATGATATTTTTGATAGGCGTTATCATGCTCAACCAAATGCATGTCCTTTATGTGGCCCAAAAATATGGTTTGAAGAGAAAAATAATAAAAATAAATTTTTTAATGAAGAAGCTATTGAGAAAACAATCAAAGCCATAATGGATGGAAAAATAATTGCTATAAAAGGGTTAGGAGGTTTTCATTTAGCATGTGATGCAACAAATGAAGCTGTTGTTAAAGAGCTTCGTAAAAGGAAAAATAGAATGTTTAAACCTT of Nitrososphaerota archaeon contains these proteins:
- a CDS encoding ATP-binding protein; its protein translation is MKILKKEKNSIQIICFPEDVEVQKGDYLIAEEGNGKYALLQVIDVNYVQTPGILEDLLRTMSLEKIDTNFIDPFDTNSFMLLIKDARIVSTKIRAIAEGENLIFGSSWLPSRFKSFIRKADINTLYKLIKVDGFRKINIGKVSGQDFYINAEAFDGRLTIITGKKETGKSHIAKIIVSSLVEYGAKCIVFDINGEYVNLNKNKLGEPSKLANKIRILIPGENFKVTIKDAGLKVLLDVLEYVYNTPGTSCREFARIWHTIEHKKISLTIDELIEFIQRAPIHESVRDALISRMLALKSSRFFTNNENEATSLMDEINSIDNGTLIIIDMKSLIPITRKIVVEYILSKLSNLLKDDKIPPIFLLAEEAHLYIRNTYWDDLVTRMRHFGLFPIFVTNQPDSIPETIYRQADNIFLFNFTNENDLDFISKASRIDSESIKSIVSQLPPKHCFILGYVVGDLPIVVKVKDMDIQTMGMTKKFFKEKKSILIQKML
- a CDS encoding nitroreductase family protein, with amino-acid sequence MDVFEAIKNRRSIRAFQEKEIPEEFIEKILDSARWAPSAGNIQPWEFIIVKNKELKMKLAEAAYGQYFIAEAPIVIVVCTNIKKSSSRYGTRGETLYSIQDAAAATQNILLSVHALGLGACWIGAFSEEKVSSILNIPKYVRPVAILPIGYPAEKPIPPNKRKIDEITFFEKYGLKKY